A single window of Nicotiana sylvestris chromosome 3, ASM39365v2, whole genome shotgun sequence DNA harbors:
- the LOC104241080 gene encoding GCN5-related N-acetyltransferase 10, chloroplastic-like, protein MAQIQCQPKFHSIFKKDVSLKCRILQPSNVLYINRSNKKIGRLIVQCCCSSSSSFPVSLTTREEEVGLKLEVGNVGKRRGEYEVDCFVNENGWKVRRMNETKEEMRKVAAIQAEAFHKPASFDFFKAKLLSGLVKRLRNSPPDRYACLVAEPSSDSPQDIVGVVNATVLRDKDVLHYFPGAEEYLYISGIAVLNQFRREKVATALLKACDVLARFWGFDYLVLRAYEGDFGARQLYTNAGYSVVSSDPLWNSTLIGRRRRVLMVKHESTNIH, encoded by the exons atggcGCAAATTCAGTGCCAACCAAAATTTCACAGTATTTTCAAGAAAGATGTTTCTTTGAAATGCAGAATCCTACAACCATCTAATGTACTTTACATTAACAGAAGCAACAAGAAAATTGGCAGATTGATCGTACAATGCTGTTGCAGTAGTAGTTCATCATTTCCAGTGTCATTAACAACAAGGGAAGAAGAAGTGGGATTGAAGCTTGAGGTTGGAAATGTTGGAAAACGAAGAGGAGAATATGAGGTTGACTGTTTTGTGAATGAGAATGGTTGGAAAGTGAGAAGAATGAATGAAActaaagaagagatgaggaaagtTGCTGCAATTCAAGCTGAAGCTTTTCATAAACCTGCTTCCTTTGATTTCTTTAAG GCTAAACTACTTTCAGGACTTGTTAAAAGACTAAGGAATTCACCACCAGACAG gtatgcatgtttggttgcGGAGCCCTCAAGTGACAGTCCTCAAGATATTGTTGGGGTCGTTAACGCTACAGTTTTAAGAGATAAAGATGTTCTTCACTACTTTCCTGGAGCTGAGGAATACCTGTACATTTCTGGGATAGCTGTATTGAACCAATTCAG GAGGGAGAAAGTTGCAACTGCTTTGCTTAAGGCCTGTGATGTGCTTGCAAGATTTTGGGGTTTCGATTATCTCGTCCTAAGGGCATATGAGGGTGATTTTGGTGCTCGACAATTGTATACAAATGCAGGGTACAGTGTAGTTTCAAGTGATCCTCTATGGAATTCTACGTTGATTGGTCGAAGAAGACGAGTTCTTATGGTTAAACATGAATCAACTAACATTCATTGA
- the LOC104241068 gene encoding GCN5-related N-acetyltransferase 10, chloroplastic-like, which produces MAQCQWQPNFHSICIKKDLSWKCRPSNRVSINRIRGVECCSNSSFPVSSTTREEEVGLKLEVGNVGKQRGEYEVNCFVNENGWLVRRMIETEEEMKKVAGVQAEAFHEPVLIFNDIFFEFFQAEVLSGLLYRLRNSPPDRYACLVAEPSSDNPQDIVGVVDATAFRDNDVLQYLPGAAEYLYISGIAVLNKFRRQKVATALLKACDVLARFWGFDYLALRAYEDDFGARRLYTNAGYRLVSSDPPWTTTWIGRRRRVLMVKQVLHESTTNIH; this is translated from the exons atggcaCAATGTCAATGGCAACCAAATTTTCACAGTATTTGTATCAAGAAAGATCTTTCTTGGAAATGCCGACCATCTAACAGAGTTTCCATTAACAGAATCAGAGGAGTAGAATGTTGCAGTAATTCATCATTTCCAGTGTCATCAACAACAAGGGAAGAAGAAGTGGGATTGAAGCTTGAGGTTGGAAATGTTGGAAAACAAAGAGGAGAATATGAGGTTAACTGTTTTGTGAATGAGAATGGATGGTTAGTGAGAAGAATGATTGAGACTGAAGAAGAGATGAAGAAAGTTGCTGGAGTTCAAGCTGAAGCCTTTCATGAACCTGTTCTCATCTTCAATgatattttctttgaattctttcaG GCTGAAGTACTTTCTGGACTTCTTTACAGACTAAGGAATTCACCACCTGACAG GTATGCATGTTTAGTTGCGGAGCCCTCAAGTGACAATCCTCAAGACATTGTTGGGGTCGTCGATGCTACAGCGTTTAGAGATAACGATGTTCTTCAGTACCTTCCTGGAGCAGCAGAATATCTCTATATTTCTGGGATAGCTGTATTGAACAAATTCAG GAGGCAGAAAGTTGCAACTGCTTTACTTAAGGCTTGTGATGTGCTTGCAAGATTTTGGGGTTTCGATTATCTCGCCCTAAGGGCATATGAGGATGATTTTGGTGCGCGACGATTGTATACAAACGCGGGGTACAGGTTAGTTTCAAGTGATCCGCCATGGACAACTACGTGGATTGGTCGAAGAAGGCGAGTTCTTATGGTTAAACAGGTCTTAcatgaatcaactactaacatTCATTGA